In Arsenicicoccus sp. oral taxon 190, the following are encoded in one genomic region:
- a CDS encoding Na+/H+ antiporter subunit A, which yields MLVLVCLHLLAAVGAPLLVRWWGRRAFWALALPSVATAGYALARTADARGGTGPVERLDWVPSLHLSITLRMDSLAWLMCLVVGIVGAMVLIYCAGYFEDDEPGLDRFAAHLTAFAGAMTGLVLSDDLLLLYLFWELTTVLSYLLVGHQSQLEDSRNAATQALVVTTAGGLAMLVGIVMVGQAAGTYSLSAILAAPPSGGTIPVAVVLLLVGAVSKSALVPFHFWLPGAMAAPTPVSAYLHAAAMVKAGVYLVARLAPGFATSPSWHPVVLTLGCLTMLIGGYRALRQVDLKLLLAYGTVSQLGFLIVLVGTGSAEAAYAGLAMLVAHAVFKAGLFLSVGAIDHATGTRDIRRLSGLRHRMPAVWLASTACAVSMAGLPPTLGFVGKEAVYETFWHGTQPWSRPVLAVLVTGSILTLAYSARFVLGAWSDVPGQRPTDYHALPAPVVAIPAVLGALSVIASPFLGQAQHLLEGYAAAWPEGDHPIHLGLWHGLTPALWLTVLTVLAGLALVAVRTSVERVQRALPHPPAAVSAYRVVMRALDRGSIEVTGGLQRGSLPLTLGLILVVFAGLTVSGLLGVQQRPALRWWDTPAQAGVALVITVAAVAAVRSRRRLRGVFLVGATGYGVAVLFLLHGAPDLALTQVLVETVSIVVFVLVLRRLSGKFNDDPSRGNRSLRIALGVVSGVLVCGAALAAAGARTAPAGSVGWPVEATTFGGGENTVNVALVDIRAWDTMGEISVVVVAATGVASLIYISQARVTATRRRLSEARRSLHQAGRPHPDEPPRPPGWLATPVKDRPGEPSLIFAVVTRLLFPVIMVWSVFLLFAGHNNPGGGFAAGLVAGLALTVRYLAGGRVELRLALPLMPGALLGTGLFLSAGFGFVSMLVGGSVLQSWDADLDLPLIGHLHLVSSVFFDLGVYLVVIGLMLDILRALGSALDRQIAEASDPDDHTVATHEEASP from the coding sequence ATGCTCGTCCTGGTCTGCCTGCACCTGCTCGCAGCCGTCGGTGCCCCCCTGCTGGTGCGGTGGTGGGGACGGCGGGCCTTCTGGGCGCTCGCCCTGCCCTCGGTCGCCACCGCGGGCTACGCGCTGGCGCGCACCGCCGACGCCCGCGGCGGCACCGGACCCGTCGAGCGCCTCGACTGGGTCCCGTCGCTGCACCTCAGCATCACGCTGCGGATGGACTCCCTGGCCTGGCTGATGTGCCTGGTCGTCGGGATCGTGGGCGCGATGGTGCTCATCTACTGCGCCGGCTACTTCGAGGACGACGAGCCGGGGCTGGACCGGTTCGCGGCCCACCTCACCGCCTTCGCGGGGGCCATGACGGGGCTGGTCCTCAGCGACGACCTGCTGCTCCTCTACCTCTTCTGGGAGCTGACGACGGTCCTGTCCTACCTGCTCGTCGGCCACCAGTCGCAGCTCGAGGACAGCCGCAACGCCGCGACGCAGGCGCTCGTCGTCACGACCGCCGGTGGGCTCGCGATGCTCGTGGGCATCGTCATGGTGGGCCAGGCCGCCGGCACCTACTCGCTCTCGGCGATCCTCGCGGCACCCCCCTCAGGGGGCACGATCCCCGTCGCCGTGGTGCTGCTCCTCGTCGGCGCCGTCAGCAAGTCGGCGCTGGTGCCCTTCCACTTCTGGCTCCCCGGCGCCATGGCGGCGCCCACCCCGGTCAGCGCCTACCTGCACGCCGCCGCCATGGTCAAGGCGGGCGTCTACCTCGTGGCGCGGCTCGCCCCCGGCTTCGCCACGTCGCCCAGCTGGCACCCCGTCGTGCTGACGCTGGGCTGCCTCACGATGCTGATCGGTGGCTACCGGGCGCTGCGGCAGGTGGACCTCAAGCTGCTCCTGGCCTACGGCACCGTCTCCCAGCTGGGCTTCCTGATCGTCCTGGTCGGCACCGGCTCCGCCGAGGCGGCGTATGCCGGCCTCGCCATGCTCGTCGCCCACGCCGTCTTCAAGGCAGGGCTGTTCCTGTCCGTCGGCGCGATCGACCACGCGACCGGGACCCGCGACATCCGGCGGCTGAGCGGCCTGCGGCACCGGATGCCGGCCGTGTGGCTCGCCTCCACCGCGTGCGCCGTCTCGATGGCCGGCCTGCCTCCCACCCTGGGCTTCGTCGGCAAGGAGGCGGTCTACGAGACCTTCTGGCACGGCACCCAGCCGTGGAGCCGCCCGGTGCTCGCCGTCCTCGTGACGGGCTCGATCCTCACCCTGGCCTACAGCGCACGGTTCGTCCTGGGGGCCTGGAGCGACGTGCCGGGGCAGCGCCCCACCGACTACCACGCGCTGCCCGCGCCCGTGGTCGCCATACCGGCTGTGCTCGGGGCCCTGAGCGTGATCGCGAGCCCCTTCCTGGGCCAGGCGCAGCACCTCCTCGAGGGCTACGCCGCCGCGTGGCCCGAGGGGGACCACCCGATCCACCTGGGGCTGTGGCACGGTCTCACACCAGCCCTGTGGCTGACCGTCCTCACCGTGCTCGCGGGACTGGCCCTGGTGGCCGTGCGGACGTCCGTCGAGCGGGTGCAGCGGGCGCTGCCGCACCCTCCCGCCGCGGTGTCGGCCTACCGCGTCGTCATGCGCGCCCTGGACCGCGGGTCGATCGAGGTCACCGGTGGTCTGCAGCGCGGTTCGCTGCCCCTGACGCTCGGGCTGATCCTCGTGGTCTTCGCCGGGCTGACCGTGTCCGGGCTCCTCGGCGTCCAGCAGCGGCCGGCGCTGCGCTGGTGGGACACGCCCGCCCAGGCCGGGGTGGCGCTCGTGATCACGGTCGCGGCCGTCGCCGCGGTGCGATCCCGGCGCCGGCTGCGCGGCGTCTTCCTCGTGGGGGCCACCGGCTACGGCGTGGCCGTCCTCTTCCTCCTGCACGGCGCCCCGGACCTCGCGCTCACGCAGGTCCTGGTCGAGACCGTCTCCATCGTCGTCTTCGTGCTCGTGCTGCGGCGGCTCAGCGGGAAGTTCAACGACGACCCCTCCCGCGGCAACCGCAGCCTGCGGATCGCCCTCGGCGTCGTCTCCGGGGTGCTGGTGTGCGGTGCCGCGCTCGCCGCCGCCGGCGCTCGCACGGCGCCGGCCGGGTCGGTCGGGTGGCCCGTCGAGGCGACGACCTTCGGCGGCGGCGAGAACACCGTCAACGTCGCCCTGGTGGACATCCGGGCGTGGGACACGATGGGGGAGATCTCCGTCGTGGTGGTGGCCGCCACCGGCGTCGCCAGCCTCATCTACATCAGCCAGGCCCGCGTGACCGCGACCCGACGACGGCTCAGCGAGGCCCGCCGCAGCCTGCATCAGGCCGGGCGCCCGCACCCGGACGAGCCGCCGCGGCCCCCCGGCTGGCTGGCGACCCCCGTCAAGGACCGCCCGGGGGAGCCGTCGCTGATCTTCGCCGTCGTCACCCGGCTGCTCTTCCCCGTGATCATGGTGTGGTCGGTGTTCCTGCTCTTCGCCGGGCACAACAACCCCGGGGGCGGCTTCGCGGCCGGGTTGGTGGCCGGGCTGGCGCTGACCGTCCGCTACCTCGCCGGCGGCCGCGTGGAGCTGCGGCTGGCCCTTCCGCTCATGCCGGGCGCCCTGCTCGGCACCGGGCTCTTCCTGTCCGCCGGCTTCGGGTTCGTCTCGATGCTGGTCGGGGGCTCGGTGCTGCAGAGCTGGGACGCCGACCTCGACCTGCCGCTGATCGGGCACCTGCACCTGGTGTCTTCGGTCTTCTTCGACCTCGGCGTCTACCTCGTGGTCATCGGGCTGATGCTGGACATCCTCCGGGCCCTCGGGTCCGCGCTGGACCGGCAGATCGCCGAGGCCTCCGACCCCGACGACCACACCGTCGCGACCCACGAGGAGGCGTCGCCATGA
- a CDS encoding ANTAR domain-containing response regulator produces the protein MTEHPVNTGRRILVAEDEALIRLDLVEMLRDAGHEIVGQASNGEQAVELAQEHKPDVVIMDVKMPVLDGISAAEQIGNAKICPVVMLTAFSQTELVERARDAGVMAYIVKPFTAADLAPAIDIAVSRWAEYQALESEIADLSDRLETRKAVDRAKGVLMSKLKLSEADAFRWIQKTAMDRRMGMRQVAEAVITGMGEGKDKK, from the coding sequence GTGACTGAGCACCCCGTGAACACCGGCCGCCGCATCCTCGTCGCCGAGGACGAGGCCCTCATCCGACTGGACCTCGTGGAGATGCTCCGCGACGCGGGCCACGAGATCGTCGGGCAGGCGAGCAACGGCGAGCAGGCCGTGGAGCTGGCCCAGGAGCACAAGCCGGACGTCGTCATCATGGACGTCAAGATGCCCGTCCTCGACGGGATCTCGGCGGCGGAGCAGATCGGCAACGCCAAGATCTGCCCGGTGGTCATGCTGACGGCGTTCAGCCAGACCGAGCTGGTGGAGCGGGCGCGGGACGCGGGCGTCATGGCCTACATCGTCAAGCCGTTCACCGCGGCCGACCTCGCCCCGGCCATCGACATCGCGGTGTCCCGCTGGGCGGAGTACCAAGCCCTCGAGTCCGAGATCGCGGACCTGTCCGACCGGCTGGAGACCCGCAAGGCCGTGGACCGGGCCAAGGGCGTGCTGATGAGCAAGCTCAAGCTCTCCGAGGCCGACGCCTTCCGCTGGATCCAGAAGACCGCCATGGACCGCCGCATGGGCATGCGCCAGGTCGCCGAGGCCGTCATCACGGGCATGGGTGAGGGCAAGGACAAGAAGTAG
- a CDS encoding GNAT family N-acetyltransferase yields MSRSLTVVRSLEVGDGDALFALWSQAVADGALVGETAGRPLTQDRLEQVLARSGVYTLVAAQDDELVGFTIATASPLSALTDAGCVTLEVLYVSPAARGRGVGHQLLAKATLLAEQTGATHVATNVPSQGRDLNRFFARMGFVSTVTRRITTPAALRRRLAGEDVRPFDRVLARRRSLRARTGLTQPLPVLDPTARVS; encoded by the coding sequence ATGAGTCGGTCCCTGACCGTCGTCCGCTCCCTCGAAGTCGGTGACGGTGACGCGTTGTTCGCCCTCTGGTCCCAGGCCGTGGCCGACGGTGCGCTGGTGGGGGAGACGGCCGGTCGGCCGCTCACCCAGGACCGGCTCGAGCAGGTCCTCGCGAGGTCCGGCGTCTACACGCTGGTGGCCGCCCAGGACGACGAGCTCGTCGGCTTCACCATCGCCACCGCCAGCCCCCTCAGCGCCCTGACCGACGCCGGCTGCGTGACCCTGGAGGTGCTCTACGTCTCCCCGGCGGCCCGCGGCCGCGGCGTGGGGCACCAGCTGCTCGCCAAGGCGACCCTGCTGGCGGAGCAGACCGGCGCCACCCACGTGGCCACCAACGTGCCGAGCCAGGGCCGCGACCTCAACCGGTTCTTCGCGCGGATGGGCTTCGTGTCCACCGTGACGCGGCGGATCACCACCCCTGCAGCGCTGCGGCGCCGGCTGGCGGGGGAGGACGTGCGCCCCTTCGACCGGGTGCTGGCGCGGCGCCGCTCGCTGCGCGCCCGCACCGGCCTGACCCAGCCGCTGCCGGTCCTGGACCCGACCGCGCGGGTCTCCTGA
- a CDS encoding glutamate synthase subunit beta: MADPRGFLKHRERELPQRRPVPVRIQDWKEVYENQPVDELRRQASRCMDCGIPFCHSGCPLGNLIPEWNTLAWRGDWRDAIDRLHATNNFPEFTGRLCPAPCETACVLGINQDPVTIKQIEVTTVERAFEAQRVDPVQPERLSGKRVAVVGSGPAGLAAAQQLTRAGHTVAVYERADKAGGLLRYGIPEFKMEKAVLDRRLNQMTQEGTVFRTGVRVGEDLTGQQLRERYDAVVLAIGSTVPRDLPAPGRELGGILQAMDFLPPANRAALGESVPGQVTAKGKDVVVIGGGDTGADCIGTSIRQGARSVTSLEIMARPGEHRPAHQPWPTYPMLFRVASAHEEGGDRVYAVNTKEFLGDDDGNVSGLRLTEVELRDGRFEEVEGSERVIPAQLVLLAMGFLGPQREGLLDQLGVALDERSNVRRDESFMTSVPGVFVAGDAGRGQSLIVWAIAEGRSAAQGVDAYLTGQSRLPRPIAPTDRPLTV, translated from the coding sequence GTGGCTGACCCTCGTGGATTTCTGAAGCACCGTGAGCGGGAGCTGCCCCAGCGGCGGCCCGTCCCGGTCCGGATCCAGGACTGGAAGGAGGTCTACGAGAACCAGCCCGTCGACGAGCTGCGCCGCCAGGCGAGCCGGTGCATGGACTGCGGGATCCCCTTCTGCCACAGCGGGTGCCCCCTCGGCAACCTCATCCCCGAGTGGAACACCCTGGCCTGGCGTGGCGACTGGCGCGACGCCATCGACCGGCTGCACGCCACCAACAACTTCCCGGAGTTCACCGGGCGGCTGTGCCCGGCGCCCTGCGAGACGGCCTGCGTCCTCGGCATCAACCAGGACCCGGTGACCATCAAGCAGATCGAGGTGACCACGGTGGAGCGCGCCTTCGAGGCGCAGCGGGTCGACCCGGTGCAGCCCGAGCGCCTCTCCGGCAAGCGGGTCGCGGTCGTCGGCTCCGGGCCCGCGGGCCTGGCGGCGGCCCAGCAGCTGACCCGCGCCGGTCACACGGTGGCGGTCTACGAGCGCGCCGACAAGGCCGGCGGCCTGCTGCGGTACGGCATCCCGGAGTTCAAGATGGAGAAGGCCGTGCTGGACCGGCGGCTCAACCAGATGACGCAGGAGGGGACCGTCTTCCGCACCGGCGTCCGCGTGGGGGAGGACCTCACGGGCCAGCAGCTGCGGGAGCGCTACGACGCGGTCGTCCTCGCCATCGGGTCCACGGTGCCGCGCGACCTGCCGGCGCCGGGTCGTGAGCTCGGCGGGATCCTGCAGGCGATGGACTTCCTGCCGCCCGCCAACCGCGCGGCGCTCGGCGAGTCCGTGCCGGGCCAGGTGACCGCCAAGGGCAAGGACGTGGTCGTCATCGGTGGCGGCGACACCGGCGCGGACTGCATCGGGACGTCGATCCGCCAGGGCGCCCGCTCCGTCACGAGCCTGGAGATCATGGCCCGACCGGGCGAGCACCGCCCGGCGCACCAGCCCTGGCCGACCTACCCGATGCTCTTCCGCGTCGCGAGCGCGCACGAGGAGGGTGGCGACCGGGTCTACGCGGTCAACACCAAGGAGTTCCTCGGCGACGACGACGGCAACGTCTCGGGGCTGCGGCTCACCGAGGTGGAGCTGCGCGACGGCCGGTTCGAGGAGGTCGAGGGCAGCGAGCGGGTCATCCCGGCCCAGCTCGTGCTGCTCGCCATGGGATTCCTCGGGCCGCAGCGCGAAGGGCTCCTCGACCAGCTCGGGGTGGCGCTGGACGAGCGGTCCAACGTCCGCCGCGACGAGAGCTTCATGACCTCCGTCCCCGGTGTCTTCGTCGCCGGTGACGCCGGTCGTGGGCAGTCGCTCATCGTGTGGGCGATCGCCGAGGGCCGCAGCGCCGCCCAGGGCGTCGACGCCTACCTGACCGGGCAGTCGCGGCTGCCCCGGCCGATCGCCCCCACCGACCGGCCCCTCACCGTCTGA
- the polA gene encoding DNA polymerase I yields the protein MTRLLLLDGHSLAYRAFFALPAENFSTTTGQTTNAVYGFTSMLINLLRDEDPTHVAVAFDLSRQTFRTQEYSDYKAGRATTPDEFKGQVSLVQEVLDALRIRHVSVEGYEADDIIATLTTQATAEGLDEVIICSGDRDAFQLVDQRTTLLYPVRGVSEVWRMDPEAVTTKYLVPPDRYSDLAALVGETSDNLPGVPGVGPKTAAKWITQYGDLAGIVAHVDEIKGKAGESLRAHLDQVLRNRRLNQLVRDVELPLTVADLARTNWDRDEVHRVFDGLEFRVLRDRLFATVEATTPEAEAGFEVEGDVLEAGEVAAWLAEHGRSGRAGLTVVGRWARGTGDVEGLAIAAGDGRGAYVDMTSLDPDAEQAIGRWLADADVPKALHDAKGQLQALWARGFTDVAGVDLDTALAAYLVRPDQRSYDLADLALRHLHRELRVEGGSEPQGMLDFSADQDTEAREAMVRARAVLDLAGVLETQLADTGQRELLRDVELPLLTVLAQMERVGIGVDEESLAALEGHFADQVQQAQQDAHDAIGDDTINLGSPKQLQTVLFETLGLPRTKRTKTGYTTDAEALADLQAKEPHPFLEALLRHRDAAKLRSTIEGLRKSVAEDGRIHTTYLQTVAATGRLSSTEPNLQNVPIRTEEGRRIRSVFVVGHGRHHDQPVDFASLMSADYSQIEMRIMAHLSGDAGLIEAFRSGEDLHRFVGSRVFGVEPQDVTAAMRSKVKAMSYGLAYGLSAFGLSKQLRISTSEAQGLMDGYFERFGGVRDYLREVVAQARATGYTATILGRRRYLPDLTSDNRNRRDMAERMALNAPIQGSAADIIKLAMLGVDRALREADLRSRMLLQVHDELLLEIAPGEREAVEQLVRAEMGAAVPLDVPLDVHVGLGRSWQDAEH from the coding sequence GTGACCCGACTTCTCCTCCTCGACGGACACTCGCTGGCCTACCGCGCCTTCTTCGCGCTCCCGGCGGAGAACTTCTCGACCACCACCGGCCAGACCACCAACGCGGTCTACGGCTTCACGTCGATGCTGATCAACCTGCTGCGGGACGAGGACCCCACCCACGTCGCGGTGGCCTTCGACCTGTCGCGGCAGACCTTCCGCACCCAGGAGTACTCCGACTACAAGGCGGGTCGGGCGACGACGCCGGACGAGTTCAAGGGGCAGGTGTCGCTGGTCCAGGAGGTGCTGGACGCGCTGCGGATCCGGCACGTGTCGGTCGAGGGCTACGAGGCGGACGACATCATCGCGACGCTGACGACGCAGGCGACCGCCGAGGGGTTGGACGAGGTGATCATCTGCTCCGGGGACCGGGACGCCTTCCAGCTCGTGGACCAGCGCACCACCCTCCTCTACCCGGTGCGCGGGGTGTCCGAGGTGTGGCGGATGGACCCCGAGGCGGTGACCACGAAGTACCTCGTGCCCCCCGACCGCTACAGCGACCTGGCCGCGCTGGTGGGCGAGACCTCCGACAACCTCCCCGGGGTCCCCGGGGTGGGTCCCAAGACGGCCGCCAAGTGGATCACGCAGTATGGCGACCTCGCGGGCATCGTGGCCCACGTCGACGAGATCAAGGGCAAGGCAGGGGAGTCGCTGCGCGCCCACCTCGACCAGGTGCTGCGCAACCGTCGCCTCAACCAGCTGGTGCGCGACGTCGAGCTCCCCCTCACGGTGGCCGACCTGGCCCGCACCAACTGGGACCGCGACGAGGTGCACCGGGTCTTCGACGGCCTGGAGTTCCGGGTGCTGCGGGACCGCCTCTTCGCCACGGTCGAGGCGACCACCCCCGAGGCCGAGGCGGGCTTCGAGGTGGAGGGGGACGTCCTCGAGGCGGGGGAGGTCGCGGCCTGGCTGGCGGAGCACGGCCGCTCCGGTCGGGCGGGGCTGACCGTCGTGGGGCGCTGGGCCCGCGGGACCGGCGACGTCGAGGGGCTCGCGATCGCGGCGGGCGACGGCCGCGGCGCCTACGTCGACATGACCTCGCTGGACCCCGACGCCGAGCAGGCGATCGGCCGCTGGCTGGCCGACGCCGACGTCCCCAAGGCGCTGCACGACGCCAAGGGTCAGCTGCAGGCGCTGTGGGCCCGCGGGTTCACCGACGTGGCGGGCGTCGACCTGGACACCGCGCTCGCGGCCTACCTGGTGCGTCCTGACCAGCGCTCCTACGACCTCGCCGACCTGGCGCTGCGCCACCTGCACCGCGAGCTGCGGGTCGAGGGCGGCTCGGAGCCGCAGGGGATGCTCGACTTCTCCGCGGACCAGGACACCGAGGCCCGGGAGGCGATGGTGCGGGCCCGCGCCGTGCTCGACCTGGCCGGCGTGCTCGAGACGCAGCTGGCCGACACCGGCCAGCGGGAGCTGCTGCGCGACGTCGAGCTGCCGCTGCTGACGGTCCTGGCCCAGATGGAGCGCGTCGGCATCGGCGTGGACGAGGAGTCGCTGGCCGCGCTGGAGGGGCACTTCGCCGACCAGGTGCAGCAGGCGCAGCAGGACGCCCACGACGCGATCGGCGACGACACCATCAACCTGGGGTCGCCCAAGCAGCTGCAGACCGTGCTCTTCGAGACCCTCGGGCTGCCGCGCACCAAGCGCACCAAGACCGGCTACACGACCGACGCGGAGGCGCTCGCGGACCTGCAGGCCAAGGAGCCGCACCCCTTCCTGGAGGCGCTGCTGCGCCACCGCGACGCCGCCAAGCTCCGCTCCACCATCGAGGGCCTGCGCAAGTCGGTGGCCGAGGACGGCCGGATCCACACCACCTACCTGCAGACGGTGGCGGCGACCGGCCGCCTCAGCTCCACCGAGCCCAACCTCCAGAACGTCCCGATCCGCACCGAGGAGGGCCGGCGCATCCGCTCGGTCTTCGTCGTGGGTCACGGCCGGCACCACGACCAGCCGGTGGACTTCGCGTCGCTCATGTCGGCCGACTACAGCCAGATCGAGATGCGCATCATGGCCCACCTGTCCGGTGACGCCGGGCTCATCGAGGCCTTCCGCAGCGGCGAGGACCTGCACCGGTTCGTGGGGTCCCGGGTCTTCGGGGTAGAGCCCCAGGACGTGACGGCCGCGATGCGGTCCAAGGTCAAGGCGATGAGCTACGGCCTCGCCTACGGCCTCTCGGCCTTCGGGCTGTCCAAGCAGCTGCGCATCTCCACCTCCGAGGCCCAGGGCCTGATGGACGGCTACTTCGAGCGGTTCGGCGGGGTGCGCGACTACCTGCGGGAGGTGGTGGCCCAGGCCCGGGCCACCGGATACACCGCCACCATCCTCGGGCGCCGTCGCTACCTCCCGGACCTGACAAGCGACAACCGCAACCGCCGCGACATGGCGGAGCGGATGGCGCTCAACGCCCCCATCCAGGGCTCCGCCGCCGACATCATCAAGCTGGCCATGCTCGGCGTGGACCGGGCGCTGCGGGAAGCCGACCTGCGCTCCCGCATGCTGCTGCAGGTGCACGACGAGCTGCTGCTCGAGATCGCGCCGGGGGAGCGGGAGGCCGTGGAGCAGCTGGTCCGGGCCGAGATGGGCGCTGCGGTGCCGCTGGACGTCCCGCTCGACGTCCACGTGGGCCTGGGGCGGTCCTGGCAGGACGCCGAGCACTGA
- a CDS encoding DUF554 domain-containing protein, translating to MNAAFPGLGTVINVVTVLVGASLGMLVGHRLSERTRSIVTDCLGLTTLLMALLSAWEVTDPGLRAAVGTGAPMLIVLGSLLVGAIVGSALRIEERLEGLAGVIQQRLHRGRSGGEDAHAERERFIEGWLTASLLFCVGPLTILGSLSDGLGRGIDQLALKSVLDGFAALAFASTFGVGVLLSAASVAVVQGLLTIVGVLLGSVLPAAHISALTATGGLLLVAIALRLLRIREIPVGDLLPALVVAPLLTQVVIALR from the coding sequence ATGAACGCTGCCTTCCCCGGCCTGGGTACCGTCATCAACGTCGTGACGGTCCTCGTCGGCGCCTCCCTCGGGATGCTCGTCGGGCACCGCCTGTCCGAGCGCACCCGCTCGATCGTCACGGACTGCCTCGGCCTGACCACGCTGCTCATGGCCCTGCTGTCGGCGTGGGAGGTCACCGACCCAGGGCTGAGGGCGGCCGTCGGCACCGGCGCCCCCATGCTCATCGTCCTCGGGTCGCTGCTCGTCGGCGCGATCGTCGGCTCCGCGCTGCGCATCGAGGAGCGACTGGAGGGCCTCGCCGGCGTGATCCAGCAGCGGCTGCACCGGGGCCGGTCCGGCGGGGAGGACGCGCACGCCGAGCGGGAGCGGTTCATCGAGGGCTGGCTGACGGCGTCGCTGCTCTTCTGCGTCGGGCCGCTGACGATCCTCGGGTCGCTGAGCGACGGCCTGGGCCGCGGCATCGACCAGCTCGCGCTGAAGTCGGTGCTGGACGGCTTCGCCGCCCTGGCCTTCGCGTCGACCTTCGGGGTGGGGGTGCTGCTCTCGGCCGCGTCCGTGGCCGTCGTGCAGGGCCTGCTCACGATCGTGGGCGTGCTGCTCGGGTCGGTGCTGCCCGCGGCGCACATCTCCGCGCTGACCGCCACCGGTGGCCTGCTCCTGGTCGCGATCGCGTTGCGGCTGCTGCGGATCCGGGAGATCCCCGTGGGCGACCTGCTGCCCGCGCTGGTCGTCGCGCCGCTGCTGACGCAGGTGGTGATCGCGCTGCGCTGA
- the pyk gene encoding pyruvate kinase has product MRRAKIVCTIGPATSSIEQMRKLVAAGMDVARLNFSHGSHEDHQQVYANVRSASDEVGHAVGVLVDLQGPKIRTGRFASGPILLTKGDRFTITTDDVQGDQQRVGTTYKGLPGDVKPGDRLLIDDGKVSLRAVEVTATDVVTEVVEGGFVSNNKGINLPGVAVSVPALSDKDEADLRFALRLGCDMVALSFVRSAADVDDVHRIMDEVGRRVPVIAKIEKPQAIDNLEEIVQRFDAVMVARGDLGVELPFEDVPIVQKRAIELCRKYARPVIVATQVLESMIENSRPTRAEASDCANAVLDGADAIMLSGETSVGKWPIETVQAMARIIESTEEHGLSRVLPTPEPRWHVGDAVTQAAVDIARHLDVKYLVTFTQSGKSARLLSRLRCNIPVLAFSPEQATRSRLSLSWGVETFLVPDASHTDEMVMQVDLALLAAGRVEEGDYVVIVAGTPPGVVGTTNSVRVHRMGDSLNERMGRTAATA; this is encoded by the coding sequence ATGCGCCGAGCCAAGATCGTCTGCACCATCGGGCCGGCCACCTCCTCCATCGAGCAGATGCGCAAGCTGGTCGCGGCCGGCATGGATGTGGCACGCCTCAACTTCTCCCACGGATCGCACGAGGACCACCAGCAGGTCTACGCCAACGTCCGCAGCGCCTCGGACGAGGTGGGCCACGCGGTCGGTGTCCTCGTCGACCTGCAGGGGCCCAAGATCCGGACCGGCCGGTTCGCGAGCGGGCCGATCCTGCTCACCAAGGGGGACCGGTTCACGATCACGACCGACGACGTCCAGGGCGACCAGCAGCGCGTCGGCACCACCTACAAGGGCCTGCCGGGTGACGTGAAGCCCGGCGACCGGCTGCTGATCGACGACGGCAAGGTCAGCCTGCGCGCCGTCGAGGTGACGGCCACCGACGTGGTCACCGAGGTCGTCGAGGGCGGCTTCGTCTCCAACAACAAGGGCATCAACCTCCCGGGCGTGGCCGTCAGCGTGCCCGCGCTGTCGGACAAGGACGAGGCCGACCTGCGCTTCGCGCTGCGCCTCGGCTGCGACATGGTGGCGCTGTCCTTCGTGCGCAGCGCCGCCGACGTCGACGACGTCCACCGCATCATGGACGAGGTCGGTCGCCGGGTTCCGGTCATCGCCAAGATCGAGAAGCCGCAGGCCATCGACAACCTCGAGGAGATCGTCCAGCGCTTCGACGCCGTCATGGTCGCCCGCGGGGACCTGGGCGTCGAGCTGCCCTTCGAGGACGTGCCGATCGTCCAGAAGCGCGCGATCGAGCTGTGCCGCAAGTACGCCCGCCCCGTCATCGTCGCCACCCAGGTGCTGGAGTCGATGATCGAGAACTCCCGGCCCACCCGGGCGGAGGCCTCCGACTGCGCCAACGCGGTGCTCGACGGCGCCGACGCGATCATGCTGTCCGGCGAGACCTCGGTCGGCAAGTGGCCGATCGAGACGGTGCAGGCCATGGCCCGCATCATCGAGTCCACCGAGGAGCACGGCCTCTCCCGCGTGCTGCCCACGCCCGAGCCGCGCTGGCACGTCGGGGACGCCGTCACCCAGGCCGCGGTCGACATCGCGCGCCACCTCGACGTGAAGTACCTCGTGACCTTCACCCAGTCCGGCAAGTCCGCGCGGCTGCTGTCCCGGCTGCGCTGCAACATCCCGGTCCTCGCCTTCAGCCCCGAGCAGGCGACCCGGTCGCGGCTGTCGCTGTCCTGGGGCGTGGAGACCTTCCTGGTCCCCGACGCGTCGCACACCGACGAGATGGTGATGCAGGTGGACCTCGCGCTGCTCGCCGCCGGCCGGGTCGAGGAGGGCGACTACGTCGTCATCGTGGCCGGGACGCCGCCGGGCGTCGTCGGCACGACCAACTCGGTGCGGGTGCACCGCATGGGCGACTCGCTCAACGAGCGGATGGGGCGCACCGCCGCGACCGCCTGA
- a CDS encoding hotdog fold thioesterase codes for MTDTPATTTAPDEPLTVEQLRDLGRGTLIERMEIQLTEASAQRCSGTMSVEGNTQPYGLLHGGASVVLAETLGSVAAMLAAGPGRYAVGVDINATHHRAVREGVVTGVASAVHVGRSTACYDVVISDERGRRVCTSRITCALRDEV; via the coding sequence ATGACCGACACACCGGCAACGACGACCGCCCCGGACGAGCCCCTCACCGTCGAGCAGCTGCGCGACCTGGGGCGCGGCACGTTGATCGAGCGGATGGAGATCCAGCTCACCGAGGCGTCGGCGCAGCGGTGCAGCGGCACCATGAGCGTGGAGGGCAACACCCAGCCGTACGGCCTGCTGCACGGCGGGGCCTCGGTGGTGCTGGCGGAGACGCTCGGCAGCGTCGCGGCGATGCTCGCCGCCGGGCCGGGACGCTACGCGGTCGGGGTGGACATCAACGCGACCCACCACCGGGCGGTGCGCGAGGGCGTCGTCACCGGGGTCGCCTCCGCGGTGCACGTCGGCCGCTCGACCGCGTGCTACGACGTCGTGATCAGCGACGAGCGCGGGCGCCGGGTGTGCACCTCGCGGATCACCTGCGCGCTGCGCGACGAGGTCTGA